Below is a window of Syntrophomonas wolfei subsp. wolfei str. Goettingen G311 DNA.
TCACCGCTCCAAACAGGCGGTCAGCACCACCGGCCCGGGCTTTAATGCTAATAGTTTTTCCCTGCAGCTTTTCTTTGAGCTTTTCGGCCTCACTTAATTCCTTTTCCTTTTTTCGCTGCATCTTCAGCTTTTTTTCTTCGCTTTCCTTGACCTTGCCTTTGGTAGCTTCTTCGGCCAAACCTCGGGGAATCAGGAAATTCCTGGCATAACCATCTGATACCTCTTTAATTTCCCCGGCTTTTCCCAGGTTCTTTACCTCCTGAATCAATATAACCTTCATTTTTCAACCTCCCGTTCCAAAGCTATTTTTCTAAAATTAAGCAAGGAATCGAACAATCCCATCAGACTTAAAAATATTATGGCTGATAGCGGAAAAAACAGGGATAGAATGATAAGCAATGTGGCAAATAGCTTGCGTTTAGAAGGTAAAAGTCGTTTAAATTCAAATAAAAGTACGGCCAGGCCGTAATAAACTGCTATCGGCGTCATAACAACCATAATATTCGAGCCTACATAATACAGGGAACCCATCTCATCCCGGCCCCATAACCACAATGCCAAACCCACAATTAATACCCATACCAATGGCCAGGGCATCATTTCTTCCGTATAGGCTTTCCTTTTTAGACGCTCATCCGGGCTTTTTCGGCTTAAGAAAGAGGCCAGCAAAAGCATGAAAAATACTTCCATAATAGCCTGAACATAGTACAGGGCCGGTAGATGCCGAACTATACTCCGGGTCATGGTTCTAAAGCTCTTTTCAAGCTCGGCCCGGCTTAATCCCTGGGACTCATAAAAGCCAATAAATCCAGAATCTTCATAGGCTTTTAATGACTCTTGCACATAATTGTTTATCTGTAATTCCGTTTGCTCCATGCCAATCTGCCCGCTATTCCAGTAGAGAAGACCCAGAAATAATGAAACTCCTAATACGGCAGCAGCTACTCCCCATTTTTGAATACTATAATAAGCTTGATGGCGGTTTATGAGCAAGCTCATAAGCAGGGCCGGCAATCCAAAAAAGGCCGCATAAAAAAGCAGGGTGCTGGTTCCAGCAAGCCCATATAAAAGGGAGAAATTGAGCAGATATATCAAGCCTATCTGGCGCTGTGAGAGAGTCAAACTCCCCCTGATAAGCAGAGCACCCCAGCCAATAGCTATGATAAAAGCCAGGGGTGGGAGCAGTACAGTCAAACACAAAAGCAGAGAACTAATAAGGGAAAGCTTGATAAATGCCGACAAATTACCACCTCTTCTTGCTCTCAAGGTACTTATATAGTTCGGAAAGATCACCCGACCAGCTGCCTATTTCTTCTGACTCCTTTATGCTGGTCCTTAACTTTTCCTTAATGGCTTGATCCAAAACGAAGAAAGTCACGCCTACCCGCCGTGCCAGCAGGTAGGTAATAATAATAATAG
It encodes the following:
- a CDS encoding YybS family protein, with product MSAFIKLSLISSLLLCLTVLLPPLAFIIAIGWGALLIRGSLTLSQRQIGLIYLLNFSLLYGLAGTSTLLFYAAFFGLPALLMSLLINRHQAYYSIQKWGVAAAVLGVSLFLGLLYWNSGQIGMEQTELQINNYVQESLKAYEDSGFIGFYESQGLSRAELEKSFRTMTRSIVRHLPALYYVQAIMEVFFMLLLASFLSRKSPDERLKRKAYTEEMMPWPLVWVLIVGLALWLWGRDEMGSLYYVGSNIMVVMTPIAVYYGLAVLLFEFKRLLPSKRKLFATLLIILSLFFPLSAIIFLSLMGLFDSLLNFRKIALEREVEK
- a CDS encoding MazG-like family protein, with amino-acid sequence MKGKVKELDIAQNLKTIEWLKAELVDSMAALFKALLQKGNDAIQDAASTIIIITYLLARRVGVTFFVLDQAIKEKLRTSIKESEEIGSWSGDLSELYKYLESKKRW
- the rplI gene encoding 50S ribosomal protein L9 is translated as MKVILIQEVKNLGKAGEIKEVSDGYARNFLIPRGLAEEATKGKVKESEEKKLKMQRKKEKELSEAEKLKEKLQGKTISIKARAGGADRLFGAVTSREISEILQQELGIVIDKKKIELPQPIKQLGEYKVKVKVYPSIQAEIKVIVAAE